GTTGAAAAGACCTATACTCCGATCGTTGACGTAAATGGCGGCAGCTTGGTCAACCTGAGTTCCTCGACGGATAGCCAAAATGGTAGCAAACAAGGTGGCGGTTGGTATACTTGGAAAAATCCTTTCGCCGATTTAGCGATCACAACCTTGAGGCTAGAAGCTGGCGGTAGTAAGACCTTCAAAGATAACCAAAGCAGCGACTTCTCCTTGGTTGGCGCATCGTTTACAGCTAAATCAGTTCCCGAACCCACCACGCTTCTAGGTTTAGGAGTGGTAGCAGTTGGTTTAGTAACTGGTAGCCGTCGCCGTAGTGCTGCTAAGCAGAAGGCTTAGAAAAGGGTTCAAGCCAGAACTGGTAACTGCTGAAAAAAGTTATGTTTGTTTTTCAGCAGATTACTTAAAATTCCCTGCCATTAAACCCTGCTATTAAAAAACTGCTCTGACAGAGAATTGCCAAAGATTTCCAGGTTGACAGCCAAAGCGCGATCTTCCTGACCTCCCAGCCAGGTATTTGGGCCATACTTTCTGGCGACGCCCGTTTGCTGTTTTTTGCATAGTGGGACTCTTGGTAGTTATTTTGGCTGGATAGGATGGGCGGTTTAGGCAGATTCAAATCTTATCTGCTACTGTAGTGGTATGCTTAGAGAGACTACCACCCATCATGAGCTATAGGCTTAGCTCAGATCTCCTTTGTGGCTCCTGGAATTTTTAGGAATTGGCGCTAACTTAGGTGGGTAAGGAACTTATTGGCAAAGTTTGGGATTGGGTAAGTTAATATTTTTGAGGTAAAATTATGATAATTTGCCCAGTGAGCAAACATCCTCAACGCCAGGATAAACAAACTGAGCAATCGTAGATAAATATTTTTATCCCTTATTTTACACAGCAAATTAACTTAGTTTTTTTAATTAATATATGAAAGCCCTAAAAGAACTATTTCAAAGTAATCCCGTACTTTTGTTACTTATAGTTGGTATTGCTGGAATTTATACTGTAGTTCTATTTCATTATGCCAGACAGGAAAAAGTTGCTGCCAAAATAGAGAAATACTTTATATTTTTCATTTTATTGTGTTCGTCGAGAATGACAGTAGCCCCATTTAATTACTTTAATCCCTCTGGGCTAGCTGCCAGACAAGTAAAAAATTTGGATTTAATTCAAGTAGGTGTATTTGCAGTTTTTTTTTAATAATATCTACAAGGTTGCGGCCTGTTATTAAGAATTCAGTAACTACGTTTTTAGCACTTATTTCTCATAACCCTTTTTTATGGGCTTTGGTTTTTCAAGCGCTCATGTCTGCCTTCTGGTCAGGAACGCCAGAGCTAACGTTGAGAGCTAGTGCAGTGTTACTTGGAACACATCTTTTTATCGTTTACTTGTGCAATCAATATAGCTGGAAAGAATTAGCTGGTATTCTGCGAGTGAGCAATTTAGGAGTAGCGCTTTTAAGTTTGTTATTAAAACCGCCAGTTGGAGAAGAATGGGCAGGCGTTCTATACTCAAAAAATGCCTTTTCAGGTTTGATGTGTTTGAGTGCGATTTTGTGGTATTTGCACGCAGTTTATCAACCAAAAGGGCGCTGGCTGTCTTTAGGAATGACTGTTTTATCATTTGCTTTCATGAAACGCGCTAAATCCGCAGGAGCTTTAGTTACCAGCTTTATATTAATAGCCTTTTCCTCATACCTTCGTTATGTTAAACGTTTGAATTTTCAGTGGGCTTTTACTGCGGTCGTACTTTTTCTAGTTATAAGCGCTTCTCTAAGTATTTTGATAACCGACAATCTACCACTAATTGTCGTGGATTGGCTAGGTAAGGATCTGACGTTTACAGGCCGCACAACTATATGGGCAATGATTATACCGCTGGCCAACAAGCGTCCGGTGTTTGGTTATGGATACGTCGGTTTTTGGCAACCCTGGCGAGGTTTTGATGACCCCGCTCATTCAGTTATAACTGATAATGAATGGAGGCCACCCAATTCTCATAATGGCTTTATAGAAATATACGTGCAATTAGGTTGGATTGGGTTAATATTATTTTTTCTGGCCTTTGTTACCAGTTTGGCTATGGCAGTCATCTATTTGATTCGTAGTAAAAAACCTGACTCGGTACTGCCCCTAATACTTATAACGTATATGTTTATGAGGAACCTTTCCGAAAGTGCGATTATTGATTTAAGCTATACTTGGTTTTATTATGTTTTATCGACAGTTCGACTGAGCCTAGACATTGCACAAAAAAACTTCAGCGATGACCGTACCAAATCTCAGGAAGCCGCTTCCCTAAAACCAACAGAGCCATCAAACCGGGCAGGCCCTTGATAAAGAGAGTTATTGTTGCCTTGCGTCTTTCGCAGCGGCTTATCTAGTACTCCAACCACTTTTTAGGAGATTTAACACAGTTAATGTTAAACAAGTTCGCCACACTCACTCAAAAACTTAGCCCTGGTTTGCGCCAAATTATGGCGAACACCGCTTGGCTATTCTCGGAAAAAATCCTGCAACTGAGTGTAGGTCTGTTGGTGGGGGTATGGGTGGCTCGCTATTTAGGCCCAGAAAAGTTCGGGCTATTCAACTATGCGATGACTTTTGTAGCGC
This DNA window, taken from Argonema galeatum A003/A1, encodes the following:
- a CDS encoding O-antigen ligase family protein, yielding MRPVIKNSVTTFLALISHNPFLWALVFQALMSAFWSGTPELTLRASAVLLGTHLFIVYLCNQYSWKELAGILRVSNLGVALLSLLLKPPVGEEWAGVLYSKNAFSGLMCLSAILWYLHAVYQPKGRWLSLGMTVLSFAFMKRAKSAGALVTSFILIAFSSYLRYVKRLNFQWAFTAVVLFLVISASLSILITDNLPLIVVDWLGKDLTFTGRTTIWAMIIPLANKRPVFGYGYVGFWQPWRGFDDPAHSVITDNEWRPPNSHNGFIEIYVQLGWIGLILFFLAFVTSLAMAVIYLIRSKKPDSVLPLILITYMFMRNLSESAIIDLSYTWFYYVLSTVRLSLDIAQKNFSDDRTKSQEAASLKPTEPSNRAGP